The genomic DNA CCGCTCAGATCGCGCGCGAATACTGCGCCACGGGTGCTGATTGCGACAGATATCGATCAAAACACATGGCCAGCAGGCGCAGCAGCGGCCTGCCCTGCTCGGTCACGCGCACGCGCCCTTCGATCACCTCGGCCAGCCCATCGGCCTGCAGGGCCGCCAAGCGTGGCAACGCATCGGCGAAGTACGTGTCGAAGTGCTCGCCGCGCGCAGCACACACCGCGGCAACATCCGCTTCGCCGTGGCACATCAGGTGCTGGATGATCTCCGCACGCAGCACATCGTCGGGGTCCAGCTGCAGTCCGCGCCATACCGGCATCTGGCCGGCATCCACCGCGGCTTCCCACGAAGGCAGGTCGCGCGGATTCTGGCTGTAACTGGCACCGACGTTGCTGATCGCGCTCACCCCCAGCCCCAGCAGATCGGTATCGGCATGGGTGGTGTAGCCCATGAAGTTGCGATGCAGCTGCCCTGCCCGCTGCGCGCGTGACAGGTCCTCTTCGGGCAGCGCGAAATGGTCCATGCCGATGTATTGATACCCCGCCGCCATCAGCTGCTGCACCGCCAACCCCAGCAGGGCGAGTTTCTGTCCCGGCGCGGGCAGCTTGGCTTCGTCGATCTGCCGCTGTGCCCGGAACACGTGCGGCAGGTGTGCGTAGCCGTAAACCGCCAACCGGTCCGGACGCAGGGCCAGCACCTGCTGCAGCGTACGCCCGAATCCCTGCGGGGTCTGGCCCGGCAATCCGTAGATCAGATCCACGTTGACCGAGCGCATGCCGTAATCGCGGCAGGCCTGCAGGATGTCGAGCGTCTGCCCGACCCCCTGCACGCGGTTTATCGCCACCTGCACGGCCGGATCGAAATCCTGGATCCCCAGGCTGGCCCGGTTGAATCCCAGCTCGGCCAAC from Stenotrophomonas sp. 169 includes the following:
- the hemN gene encoding oxygen-independent coproporphyrinogen III oxidase — its product is MDTYSPVHGGLAWCFDAEVLQRHDKAGPRYTSYPTAPHFHDGFGERQLADSLAASNGPGKALSLYVHVPFCSSPCFYCGCNRVITRDRSRGQAYVARVLAEADLLASHVDPQREVIQLHLGGGTPNFLTRDALAELVSGLRRRFTFSSSPSRDFSIELDPRFIDRDDVALLAELGFNRASLGIQDFDPAVQVAINRVQGVGQTLDILQACRDYGMRSVNVDLIYGLPGQTPQGFGRTLQQVLALRPDRLAVYGYAHLPHVFRAQRQIDEAKLPAPGQKLALLGLAVQQLMAAGYQYIGMDHFALPEEDLSRAQRAGQLHRNFMGYTTHADTDLLGLGVSAISNVGASYSQNPRDLPSWEAAVDAGQMPVWRGLQLDPDDVLRAEIIQHLMCHGEADVAAVCAARGEHFDTYFADALPRLAALQADGLAEVIEGRVRVTEQGRPLLRLLAMCFDRYLSQSAPVAQYSRAI